In one Parageobacillus genomosp. 1 genomic region, the following are encoded:
- a CDS encoding YqhV family protein: MKRWLSSIEPAVLSMAGMRLLSAVMEMIAALAMLLFNDVKKALVVNAILAVIGPTIFIVTMAIGLFSLADELSFAKLGLIALGVILILIGIYK; encoded by the coding sequence ATGAAACGTTGGCTATCAAGCATCGAACCAGCCGTTTTGTCAATGGCAGGAATGCGGTTACTGTCGGCGGTGATGGAGATGATCGCTGCTCTTGCCATGCTGCTGTTCAATGATGTCAAAAAGGCATTGGTTGTCAATGCGATCCTTGCTGTGATTGGACCGACTATTTTTATTGTCACGATGGCGATCGGCCTGTTTTCTTTAGCGGACGAGCTTTCTTTCGCGAAATTAGGTTTGATCGCTTTAGGGGTCATTCTTATTCTCATCGGTATTTATAAGTAA
- a CDS encoding SA1362 family protein: MRRGTIHPLVGITLFLGVLGILYTLFAHPTALFRKILFVMLVIAVIYVFYHFIYKRRTNKDHLAYLKAVRQSKKLHPQAVRKQKTNNAHLKMKRPLRKRTTTTHLTVIDGKKGKKKNRASF, from the coding sequence TTGCGGCGCGGTACCATTCATCCGCTTGTCGGGATTACCCTTTTTCTTGGAGTGCTCGGCATCCTATACACGCTTTTCGCACATCCAACTGCCCTGTTTCGCAAAATCTTGTTCGTAATGCTTGTCATCGCGGTAATATACGTTTTCTATCACTTTATCTATAAACGCCGTACAAACAAAGACCATCTTGCCTATTTAAAAGCGGTGCGTCAATCGAAAAAACTCCATCCCCAAGCGGTGCGAAAACAAAAAACAAACAATGCGCATTTAAAGATGAAACGACCGCTGAGAAAACGAACGACAACGACCCATTTAACGGTCATCGACGGAAAAAAAGGCAAAAAAAAGAATCGAGCGTCTTTTTAG
- the spoIIIAE gene encoding stage III sporulation protein AE, producing the protein MIRKIITAASFFFFFLSPFVVQASSSNEQLVQKQIEQLDVSEIRQFWEDIVTKYGGFLPESQKGSLTDFLSGEKELSLKEWLVALVKFLFYELQVNGKLLGTLILLTVFSMVLQSLQNAFAQQTVSKVAYAVVYMVLLIIALNSFRLAMDYALDAVRTMSHFMIAMLPLLLALLASSGGVVSAAFFHPIILFLMNTTGTIVEYVTLPLLFLAALLSIVSTLTDHYKVTQLAELLTKIGVGILGVILTVFLGVMSVKGTTSAIADGIALRTAKFVTGNFIPVVGKMFTDAADTVVTASMLLKNTVGIVGVAILLIIAVFPALKIFSISLVYKISAAIMQPLGGGPVISCLSIMSKSIAYVLAALAIVSLMFFLSLTIIITAGNITMMVR; encoded by the coding sequence TTGATTCGAAAAATCATAACGGCGGCAAGTTTCTTTTTCTTCTTTTTATCCCCGTTTGTTGTACAAGCTTCCTCTTCTAATGAGCAATTGGTGCAAAAGCAAATCGAACAGCTCGATGTCAGCGAAATTCGTCAATTTTGGGAAGATATTGTCACGAAATACGGCGGTTTTTTGCCGGAAAGTCAAAAAGGATCGCTTACGGATTTTTTAAGCGGCGAAAAAGAATTGTCATTAAAAGAATGGCTGGTCGCGTTGGTGAAATTTCTTTTTTACGAATTGCAAGTAAACGGAAAATTGCTAGGAACGTTAATTTTATTAACGGTGTTTAGCATGGTGCTGCAGTCATTGCAAAACGCGTTTGCGCAACAAACCGTCAGCAAAGTCGCCTATGCCGTTGTTTATATGGTGCTGCTGATTATTGCGTTAAACAGTTTTCGCCTCGCAATGGACTATGCGCTTGACGCTGTAAGGACGATGAGCCATTTTATGATCGCGATGCTTCCTTTGCTGCTGGCGCTGCTGGCGTCTTCCGGAGGAGTGGTATCGGCAGCGTTTTTTCATCCGATTATTTTATTTCTGATGAATACGACGGGAACGATTGTTGAATATGTAACGTTGCCGTTGTTGTTTTTGGCCGCGCTTTTAAGCATTGTCAGCACGCTGACTGATCATTATAAAGTCACACAGCTAGCGGAGCTGCTGACGAAAATTGGCGTCGGGATACTGGGAGTCATTTTGACGGTTTTTCTTGGAGTCATGTCGGTAAAAGGAACGACATCGGCGATTGCTGATGGAATTGCGCTGCGGACGGCGAAATTTGTGACGGGAAACTTCATTCCTGTTGTTGGCAAAATGTTTACCGATGCGGCGGATACCGTCGTGACCGCCTCGATGTTATTGAAAAATACGGTCGGTATAGTCGGCGTTGCCATTTTATTGATCATCGCCGTGTTCCCAGCGCTGAAAATTTTTTCCATTTCGTTGGTGTACAAAATTTCCGCAGCAATCATGCAGCCTTTAGGGGGAGGGCCAGTCATTTCTTGCCTCAGTATCATGAGCAAAAGCATTGCCTATGTACTTGCTGCGCTGGCTATCGTCTCGCTGATGTTTTTCCTTAGTTTGACCATTATTATTACGGCCGGAAATATTACGATGATGGTTCGATAG
- a CDS encoding M24 family metallopeptidase, whose protein sequence is MEKLEKLRALFDEHDIDGLLVTNPYNRRYITGFTGTAGVAVISRDKAVFITDFRYVEQASKQVQGFEIVQHTGPIVEEAANQIARLGIQKLGFEQEDVSYATFKAYESAVKAELVPTSYVIEKLRLIKSESEIKILKEAAEIADAAFEHILSFIRPGVKEIDVANELEFFMRKQGATSSSFDIIVASGHRSALPHGVATEKVIEKGELVTLDFGAYYKGYCSDITRTIAVGAINDELKTIYDIVLQAQLRGMSGIKPGMTGKEADALTRDYISEKGYGEYFGHSTGHGIGLEIHEGPALSVRSDVVLAPGMVVTVEPGIYIPGLGGVRIEDDTVVTENGNESLTHSPKELIIL, encoded by the coding sequence ATGGAAAAACTTGAAAAATTACGTGCGTTGTTTGACGAACATGATATTGATGGCCTGCTTGTCACCAATCCGTACAACCGTCGCTATATTACCGGTTTTACAGGAACGGCCGGCGTCGCGGTCATTAGCCGGGATAAAGCGGTGTTTATTACCGATTTCCGCTATGTTGAGCAGGCATCCAAACAAGTGCAAGGCTTTGAAATTGTCCAACATACCGGACCGATTGTCGAGGAGGCTGCAAATCAAATCGCCCGCCTTGGCATTCAAAAGCTCGGCTTCGAGCAGGAAGATGTTTCGTATGCGACGTTTAAGGCGTATGAAAGCGCTGTAAAGGCGGAACTCGTCCCAACTTCGTATGTTATTGAAAAGTTGCGCTTGATTAAGTCGGAATCAGAGATTAAGATATTAAAGGAAGCAGCGGAAATTGCCGACGCGGCATTTGAACACATTCTTTCCTTTATTCGTCCGGGTGTAAAAGAAATTGACGTGGCGAATGAGCTGGAATTTTTTATGCGCAAACAAGGTGCGACTTCCTCTTCGTTTGATATCATTGTCGCATCTGGCCACCGCTCTGCATTGCCGCACGGAGTGGCGACTGAGAAAGTCATCGAAAAAGGCGAACTCGTTACCCTTGATTTCGGCGCCTATTACAAAGGATATTGTTCCGACATTACAAGAACGATTGCTGTCGGTGCCATTAACGACGAGTTAAAAACGATTTATGACATTGTGCTTCAAGCGCAGTTGCGCGGCATGAGCGGCATTAAGCCGGGAATGACCGGAAAAGAAGCCGATGCGCTGACGCGCGATTACATTAGCGAAAAAGGCTATGGTGAATATTTCGGCCATTCCACCGGCCATGGAATCGGCCTTGAGATTCACGAGGGACCAGCGTTATCCGTTCGTTCCGATGTCGTGCTGGCGCCTGGCATGGTAGTCACCGTGGAGCCGGGGATTTATATCCCAGGACTTGGCGGCGTGCGTATTGAAGATGATACGGTTGTCACGGAAAACGGCAATGAATCGCTCACTCATTCGCCAAAAGAACTGATCATTTTATAA
- a CDS encoding YqhR family membrane protein encodes MAENPEQLEQNQKERPMSLLLKTVITGFVGGVFWSLIGYLAYFFHFSEISPNMILIPWVAGDWKHGKIGNYIAILLIGLLSILVALIYYAALRRIKGMWAGVLYGVAWWLIVFYVLNPLFPNLETVSHLQRNTIITTLCLYILYGVFIGYSISFATQEMNRQTQSTTE; translated from the coding sequence ATGGCGGAAAATCCAGAGCAGCTCGAACAAAATCAGAAAGAACGGCCGATGTCTCTTTTGCTGAAAACAGTTATTACTGGATTTGTTGGCGGCGTGTTTTGGAGCTTGATTGGATATTTAGCGTATTTCTTCCATTTCAGCGAAATAAGCCCGAATATGATTTTGATCCCATGGGTGGCCGGTGATTGGAAACATGGAAAGATTGGCAATTATATCGCTATTTTGCTCATTGGATTATTATCCATATTAGTCGCCCTCATTTATTATGCTGCATTAAGGCGAATAAAAGGAATGTGGGCGGGCGTACTGTATGGCGTTGCCTGGTGGCTGATCGTATTTTACGTATTGAATCCTCTCTTCCCTAATTTAGAAACCGTTTCCCATTTGCAGCGGAATACAATTATTACAACGTTGTGCCTGTACATTTTATATGGTGTTTTCATTGGATACTCCATTTCATTTGCAACGCAGGAAATGAATCGGCAAACACAATCAACAACAGAGTAG
- the spoIIIAA gene encoding stage III sporulation protein AA, with translation MQAIWDMLPKTIAAILQQQPPSWHEQVEEIRIRVLRPLEIIVKGKAQFLPYEVTYEDGMHLLNKLSQYSIYAIEEELKRGFITVQGGHRVGLAGKVVTEGGSVKAIRHVTSFNIRIAKQKIGIAEPLVPYVYDGRWHNTMIIGSPQTGKTTLLRDAARMISTGVRAKHIPSQKVGIVDERSEIAGCVKGIPQFELGNRVDVLDACPKAEGMMMMIRSMSPDVLIVDEIGRAEDSEAILEAVNAGVCIWTTVHGRNWKDVLQRPTLRPIIEQGVFERFVELTNEFGPGTVRRITDAHGTALYERTVKSR, from the coding sequence ATGCAAGCGATATGGGATATGCTTCCAAAAACGATTGCCGCCATACTGCAGCAACAGCCTCCTTCATGGCATGAACAGGTGGAAGAAATTCGCATAAGGGTTCTTCGGCCATTAGAAATTATTGTGAAAGGAAAGGCTCAATTTCTCCCATATGAAGTGACTTACGAAGATGGAATGCATTTGCTTAATAAATTGAGCCAATATTCGATTTATGCAATAGAAGAAGAACTGAAACGCGGGTTTATTACCGTACAGGGAGGCCATCGTGTTGGACTAGCAGGGAAAGTCGTAACCGAGGGCGGAAGCGTGAAAGCGATTCGTCATGTGACCTCTTTCAATATCCGCATTGCGAAACAGAAGATCGGCATCGCTGAACCGCTCGTGCCGTATGTATATGACGGCCGTTGGCATAATACAATGATCATCGGTTCGCCGCAGACAGGGAAAACGACGCTGCTGCGCGACGCGGCACGGATGATCAGCACCGGGGTTCGGGCAAAACATATTCCATCGCAAAAAGTAGGAATTGTTGATGAACGTTCCGAAATTGCCGGGTGTGTAAAAGGCATCCCGCAATTTGAATTAGGCAACCGTGTCGATGTGCTTGACGCATGCCCGAAAGCAGAAGGAATGATGATGATGATCCGCTCGATGAGCCCGGATGTACTGATCGTTGATGAAATTGGCCGCGCCGAAGATAGCGAAGCGATTTTAGAAGCGGTGAACGCTGGGGTATGCATATGGACGACGGTTCACGGAAGGAATTGGAAAGATGTGCTGCAGCGTCCGACATTGCGCCCCATTATCGAACAAGGGGTATTTGAGCGATTTGTTGAACTGACGAACGAATTCGGGCCGGGCACGGTAAGACGCATTACGGATGCGCATGGAACGGCGCTGTATGAGCGGACGGTGAAAAGCAGATGA
- the spoIIIAC gene encoding stage III sporulation protein AC encodes MGIDVDIIFKIAGIGIVVAFLHTVLDQMGKKEYAQWVTLLGFIYILFMVASIVSDLFQKIKDVFLFRG; translated from the coding sequence ATGGGCATTGATGTGGATATTATTTTTAAAATCGCTGGCATCGGAATCGTAGTGGCTTTTTTGCATACGGTGCTCGATCAAATGGGGAAAAAGGAGTATGCGCAATGGGTTACGCTGCTTGGCTTTATTTACATTTTGTTTATGGTCGCCTCGATTGTCAGCGACTTGTTTCAAAAAATTAAAGACGTATTTTTGTTCCGCGGTTAG
- a CDS encoding DUF445 domain-containing protein, with the protein MISKKSKQPKKSKRLASFSLAVMGTGFVATIPLQGSFLGGLLQGGFEAGLVGGLADWFAVTALFRHPLGLPIPHTALLPKNRERMTKALVSTLENDWLSKESIRNKIKQINFTEKILPVLERELHSDSVKKGAVSLVAQMISHINLEKITPFVEKEIKSAFHSIEMSTVLQSAINQVLIREYDEKALDYLLGKAEEWIRKSNTKNQLGKLAIWALDNIKLDGFLQFALKSFQNLLNEEKLGSILQTLLLSVVSSLRQTDDTNRKALLLHVRTELQNIKNNKELLEEIENWKNHLIADWEPAEKITEMLQKTQQKALAFVQSSKFMDTYLLPFLTRLLNKLKEDPATINIIDNWIKKEIDNFVEENHSKIGKLVQENLDKLDDETLIHTMENKIGKDLQWIRVNGAICGFIIGIFLTGIKALI; encoded by the coding sequence ATGATATCGAAAAAGTCAAAGCAACCAAAGAAATCAAAGCGCTTAGCTAGTTTTTCGCTTGCGGTTATGGGAACTGGCTTTGTCGCAACTATTCCTTTGCAAGGATCGTTTCTAGGTGGCTTACTGCAAGGAGGCTTTGAGGCGGGGCTTGTGGGTGGATTAGCCGACTGGTTCGCCGTTACTGCCTTATTCCGGCATCCATTGGGACTGCCCATCCCCCATACGGCTCTTTTGCCTAAAAACCGGGAAAGAATGACAAAAGCTCTCGTCTCTACACTTGAAAATGACTGGCTTTCAAAAGAAAGTATTAGAAATAAAATCAAACAAATCAATTTTACAGAGAAAATACTGCCTGTTCTTGAGAGAGAGCTTCATTCAGATTCAGTTAAAAAGGGCGCTGTGTCACTCGTCGCACAAATGATCAGTCATATCAATCTTGAAAAAATTACTCCTTTTGTTGAAAAAGAAATAAAGTCTGCTTTTCATTCCATTGAAATGAGCACTGTCCTTCAGTCTGCCATCAATCAAGTACTCATTCGTGAATATGATGAGAAGGCGTTAGATTATCTGCTTGGCAAGGCAGAGGAATGGATAAGGAAAAGTAACACGAAGAATCAACTCGGCAAACTAGCAATATGGGCGCTTGACAATATAAAGTTAGACGGTTTTCTGCAGTTTGCGCTAAAGTCTTTTCAGAATCTATTGAATGAAGAAAAACTCGGCAGCATACTGCAAACCCTTCTTCTTAGTGTTGTAAGCAGTTTGCGCCAGACCGATGATACGAACAGGAAGGCTTTGCTTTTACATGTTCGTACGGAATTGCAGAACATAAAAAACAATAAGGAGCTGTTGGAAGAAATCGAAAATTGGAAGAACCATCTTATTGCTGATTGGGAGCCTGCTGAAAAAATAACCGAAATGTTGCAGAAAACTCAGCAGAAAGCATTGGCCTTTGTTCAAAGCAGCAAGTTTATGGATACGTATCTTCTTCCCTTTTTAACACGCTTACTGAACAAACTAAAGGAAGATCCAGCAACAATCAATATCATTGATAATTGGATAAAAAAGGAAATTGATAATTTTGTTGAAGAGAATCATTCAAAAATAGGCAAGCTTGTACAGGAGAATCTAGATAAGCTAGATGATGAAACGCTTATTCATACGATGGAAAATAAAATCGGAAAAGACTTGCAGTGGATTCGGGTGAATGGAGCGATTTGCGGTTTTATTATCGGGATTTTTTTAACGGGAATCAAAGCGCTGATTTAA
- the mntR gene encoding transcriptional regulator MntR, producing MPTPSMEDYIEQIYILIEEKGYARVSDIAEALSVHPSSVTKMVQKLDKDEYLVYEKYRGLVLTSKGKKIGKRLVYRHELLEQFMRIIGVDEENIYRDVEGIEHHLSWNAIDRIGDLVQYFQEDPNRIEALRNIQKRNEQAEE from the coding sequence TTGCCGACACCAAGCATGGAAGATTATATTGAACAAATATATATTTTAATTGAAGAAAAAGGATATGCCCGCGTATCTGATATCGCGGAGGCATTGTCCGTACATCCCTCCTCGGTGACAAAAATGGTGCAAAAATTGGACAAGGATGAATATTTAGTATATGAAAAATACCGCGGTTTAGTGTTGACGTCGAAAGGAAAGAAAATCGGCAAGCGGCTTGTATATCGCCACGAACTGCTCGAGCAGTTTATGCGCATTATCGGCGTGGATGAGGAAAATATTTATCGCGACGTCGAGGGAATTGAACACCATTTAAGCTGGAACGCGATCGACCGCATCGGCGATTTAGTGCAATATTTTCAGGAGGATCCCAACCGCATTGAGGCGCTTCGAAACATTCAAAAACGAAATGAGCAAGCAGAAGAGTAA
- the spoIIIAB gene encoding stage III sporulation protein SpoIIIAB: MKLIGAMLILLTTTWFGFEAARMLKERPRQLRQLKAALKVLEAEIMYAHTPLSEAALHISKQISLPLSKLFEQFAAKLQKEETSVQQAWEESLQTVWSSTALKQGELEIMRQFGETLGQYDRLTQQKQIALALVHLEREEADALERQARYEKMAKSLGVLTGLLLVILLI; this comes from the coding sequence ATGAAGCTGATCGGCGCAATGTTGATTCTCCTTACGACAACGTGGTTTGGATTTGAAGCGGCGCGAATGCTCAAGGAGCGTCCGAGGCAGTTGCGCCAGTTGAAAGCGGCACTCAAGGTGCTAGAAGCAGAAATTATGTATGCGCACACTCCGCTATCTGAAGCCGCGCTGCATATCAGCAAGCAAATATCGCTGCCGCTTTCCAAACTGTTCGAGCAATTCGCTGCCAAGCTGCAAAAGGAAGAAACGAGCGTTCAGCAAGCGTGGGAAGAAAGTTTGCAAACGGTATGGAGTTCGACGGCGCTCAAACAAGGGGAATTAGAGATTATGAGGCAATTTGGGGAAACGCTCGGGCAGTACGACCGCCTGACACAGCAGAAACAAATCGCGCTGGCGCTCGTTCATTTAGAGCGGGAAGAGGCCGATGCGCTCGAAAGGCAGGCGCGCTATGAAAAAATGGCGAAAAGCTTAGGGGTTCTTACAGGATTGCTACTCGTGATTTTACTGATTTGA
- the efp gene encoding elongation factor P, with protein MISVNDFRTGLTIEVDGDIWRVIEFQHVKPGKGAAFVRSKLRNLRTGAIQEKTFRAGEKVNRAQIDTRKMQYLYANGDQHVFMDMETYEQIELPAKQIEHELKFLKENMEVYIMMYQGETIGVELPNTVELKVVETEPGIKGDTASGGSKPAKLETGLVVQVPFFVNEGDTLIINTSDGTYVSRA; from the coding sequence ATGATTTCAGTGAACGATTTTCGCACAGGATTAACGATTGAAGTAGATGGCGATATTTGGCGCGTCATCGAATTCCAACACGTCAAACCAGGAAAAGGGGCAGCGTTCGTCCGCTCGAAGCTTCGCAACCTTCGCACGGGTGCGATTCAAGAAAAAACGTTCCGCGCCGGCGAAAAAGTAAACCGCGCCCAAATCGATACGCGCAAAATGCAGTATTTATATGCCAACGGCGATCAGCACGTATTTATGGATATGGAAACATATGAGCAAATCGAACTTCCAGCGAAACAAATCGAACATGAATTGAAATTTTTAAAAGAAAACATGGAAGTTTATATCATGATGTACCAAGGCGAAACGATTGGGGTAGAACTTCCAAACACTGTCGAATTAAAAGTAGTAGAAACAGAACCAGGCATTAAAGGCGATACCGCTTCTGGCGGATCGAAGCCAGCGAAGCTGGAAACTGGTCTTGTCGTACAAGTTCCGTTCTTTGTCAACGAAGGCGATACGCTCATTATCAATACGTCAGACGGCACATACGTGTCCCGTGCCTAA
- a CDS encoding patatin-like phospholipase family protein, protein MDIDIVFSGGGIKGFAFLGAYEAIEAKGLRWKRLAGTSAGALIAALIAAGYTSKEMIDLLDGLELRYFLDERKCLLPFSVWKWMRIYWRMGLYKGEALEQWLEGVLAARGIKTFADLPKESLYIVASDVTNGRILILPDDLPQYGIDPAAFSVAKAVRMSISIPYFFEPVKLQTEKGKYIIVDGGLLSNFPLFLFDEEKKVKKRPVLGIKLSAKLAERPKRKINNAIDLYEALFVAMKEAHDARYISRRHEKNIVFLPVENVLFTEFSITPDMRDRLIQYGRERTEQFLKKWTY, encoded by the coding sequence TTGGACATTGACATCGTGTTTTCCGGAGGTGGAATAAAAGGATTTGCGTTCCTTGGCGCTTACGAAGCGATTGAAGCAAAAGGATTGCGCTGGAAACGGCTTGCTGGGACGAGTGCGGGGGCGCTCATTGCCGCGTTGATCGCCGCGGGTTACACAAGCAAGGAAATGATTGATTTGTTGGATGGATTGGAACTGCGGTATTTTCTGGATGAGCGGAAATGTCTGTTGCCATTTTCCGTATGGAAATGGATGCGAATTTATTGGCGAATGGGATTGTATAAAGGTGAAGCGTTGGAACAATGGTTAGAAGGAGTATTAGCGGCACGGGGCATAAAAACGTTTGCCGATTTGCCGAAAGAAAGTTTATATATTGTTGCATCGGATGTAACAAACGGGCGAATATTAATTTTGCCGGATGATTTGCCGCAATACGGAATAGATCCTGCAGCGTTTTCTGTCGCAAAAGCGGTGCGGATGAGCATTAGCATTCCGTACTTTTTCGAACCGGTCAAACTGCAGACAGAGAAAGGGAAATATATTATCGTCGACGGAGGTTTGCTCAGCAATTTCCCGCTTTTTTTATTTGATGAAGAAAAGAAAGTGAAAAAACGCCCCGTTCTTGGCATAAAGTTAAGCGCAAAGCTGGCGGAAAGGCCGAAGCGCAAAATTAACAACGCGATTGATTTATATGAAGCGCTGTTTGTCGCCATGAAAGAAGCGCATGATGCCCGTTACATCTCGCGGCGCCATGAAAAAAATATCGTCTTTCTCCCTGTCGAAAACGTTCTATTCACGGAGTTTTCTATCACCCCTGATATGAGAGACCGCTTGATTCAATATGGAAGAGAAAGAACGGAACAATTTTTAAAAAAATGGACATATTGA
- a CDS encoding DUF1385 domain-containing protein, whose translation MEKVAKPMYGGQAVIEGVMFAGKTYSVTAIRRKDHTIEYFRLPRQANPTLAFLKKIPFVRGIVAIIEASANGAKHLQFASERYDLDPGEEEALQTAKADSSKLSLVLGVAVVGVLSFLFAKTIFTLVPVFLAACFKPLFPGKMAQILLEGAFKFVLLLAYIYFISMTPLIKRVFQYHGAEHKVINAYEAELPLTVENVQRSSRLHYRCGSSFILFTVIVGIFVYMFVPTDPLWLRVVNRLALIPVVLGVSFEVLQFTNKLRDIPVLRWFGYPGLWLQLLTTKEPTDDQVEVAIASFQELLRLEENIKMETKAVQ comes from the coding sequence ATGGAAAAAGTCGCAAAACCAATGTACGGCGGCCAGGCGGTGATCGAAGGGGTCATGTTTGCCGGAAAAACATATTCTGTCACTGCCATTCGCCGCAAAGATCACACCATTGAATACTTTCGTTTGCCGCGCCAGGCTAATCCGACGCTCGCGTTTCTTAAAAAAATTCCGTTTGTTCGCGGCATCGTCGCGATTATTGAAGCGAGCGCAAACGGGGCAAAACATTTGCAGTTTGCTAGTGAACGCTACGATCTCGACCCAGGTGAAGAGGAAGCATTACAAACAGCGAAAGCGGATTCGTCCAAACTTTCTCTCGTCCTTGGTGTAGCAGTCGTCGGCGTGTTGTCCTTTCTATTTGCCAAAACGATTTTTACGCTCGTTCCCGTCTTTTTAGCAGCATGCTTTAAGCCGCTGTTTCCGGGGAAAATGGCACAAATTTTGCTCGAGGGAGCATTTAAGTTCGTTTTGCTTCTCGCGTACATTTACTTTATTTCGATGACGCCGCTTATAAAACGCGTTTTCCAATATCATGGCGCAGAGCATAAAGTCATCAACGCCTATGAAGCGGAGTTGCCGCTTACGGTAGAAAATGTTCAGCGTTCATCCCGGCTTCACTACCGCTGCGGCAGCAGCTTTATTCTATTCACCGTCATCGTCGGCATCTTTGTCTATATGTTTGTGCCGACAGATCCGCTTTGGCTAAGAGTCGTCAACCGGCTCGCTCTCATTCCGGTCGTGCTTGGCGTTTCATTTGAGGTGTTGCAGTTTACAAATAAATTGAGGGATATCCCCGTTTTACGCTGGTTCGGCTATCCGGGGTTATGGCTGCAGCTTTTGACAACGAAAGAGCCGACCGATGACCAAGTGGAAGTGGCGATCGCTTCCTTCCAAGAGCTGCTCCGTTTAGAAGAAAACATCAAAATGGAAACAAAAGCTGTCCAGTAA
- the aroQ gene encoding type II 3-dehydroquinate dehydratase, with product MAHLLLINGPNLNLLGKREPHIYGSTTLHELEQELISFASEHGAELTCFQSNHEGAIIDRIQEAEGKYDGIILNAGALTHYSYAIRDAVASVSVPVVEVHISNIHAREPFRHQSVIAPVVAGQIVGFGLIGYRLAILALLQKYPVT from the coding sequence ATGGCTCATCTTCTTCTCATTAACGGTCCGAACTTGAATCTTCTTGGCAAGCGGGAGCCACATATTTACGGAAGCACAACGCTTCATGAGCTAGAGCAAGAGCTGATATCGTTTGCAAGCGAGCATGGGGCCGAACTGACTTGTTTTCAAAGCAATCACGAAGGCGCGATTATCGACCGTATTCAGGAGGCGGAAGGAAAATACGATGGCATCATTTTAAATGCGGGCGCGCTTACGCATTATAGTTATGCGATTCGCGACGCGGTTGCTAGTGTCAGCGTCCCGGTGGTAGAAGTACATATTTCCAATATTCATGCGCGCGAGCCGTTTCGCCATCAGTCTGTGATTGCTCCGGTTGTCGCCGGACAAATTGTCGGTTTTGGATTAATCGGCTATCGGCTAGCCATTTTAGCATTATTACAAAAGTATCCCGTGACTTAA
- the spoIIIAD gene encoding stage III sporulation protein AD gives MLQIVGLGLIATFLVVLLKEHKSSVAFLLTVFVGCVIFLFLVDKISAILNMLQKMAASTKINMVYLETILKIIGIAYIAEFAAQISKDAGQGAIASKIELGGKIIILALAIPILTAIIEAVISLIPAS, from the coding sequence ATTTTACAAATTGTCGGTCTTGGTTTGATTGCCACGTTTTTAGTCGTGCTGTTGAAAGAACATAAATCGAGCGTTGCCTTTTTGCTAACGGTATTTGTCGGCTGTGTTATTTTCCTGTTTCTCGTCGACAAAATCAGCGCGATTTTAAATATGCTGCAAAAAATGGCAGCTAGCACCAAAATTAACATGGTTTATTTGGAAACGATTTTGAAAATTATTGGCATTGCCTATATTGCGGAATTTGCCGCGCAAATTTCCAAAGACGCCGGTCAAGGAGCGATTGCCTCGAAAATTGAATTGGGGGGAAAAATTATTATTTTGGCGCTGGCGATCCCGATTTTAACAGCGATCATTGAAGCGGTCATCAGCTTGATTCCTGCGTCATGA